TGGTATACATTTCTCGCGACGCCTGCCACGCCTGTAAAGGTCGAAGTGAACAATGGTGGCGAGAGCGGTAAGCTTGTTATGACTAATCCGCAGCTTAATGGTTATACGAAGGATAATCGCCCTTACTCAATGGTTGCTTCAAAAGCTGTGCAGGATGCCAAGAATAGCGGTTCGATTGCGCTGGAGGGCATTTCTGCAGAGCTACCGGTTGGCGAAAAGGGCAACGCGAAGATTGAAGCTGCATCCGGTGTTTACGATAATGCAAATGGTCGTTTGCAACTTGATAAGGATTTTACTGTTACCACTGATGAAGGCTTACACGCCGTCATGCGTAACGCAGATGTCAATCTCAAAACTGGGCAAGTGAAAACCGACAAGCCTGTTGATATCCGCAATGGTAATACGCAGATAAGTGCTGATACTATGCAGATCAAAGAGAGCGGCAAGGTACTCATCTTTGAAAACAAAGTGCGTGTAGTGATTGACGGTGATGCAGTTTCAGGTGACAAAACGCCCGAAAGTGATCACGCGGGTTAGTTTCCAAAAAACAAGCGCACATTCGTGGCGCGTTTTTGGAGAATTGTGATCCGGGTTTTGCGCAGTCAGATATTTTATCTGGCTGCGTTAAGTTTAAGATCAGGGCCTATGAATTATGGTCTGATGTATGGTTTTGAAAGGTTGATCGACTTTTCAGAACGGTTTAAGCGTCAGACAGTTATGAATTGCGCTGGACCTGATCCCGAGGTGGGTCTTTAGGGGAAGTAAAGCGATGGAACGCGAGACGGGCACGATGAAAAAGAGCTTGAAGACCCGCACGTTGCGGATGGGATTTGCGGCTTTGGCGCTCGGTCTTGTTGTTGTATCCGGTGTAGCGTCGGCTCAGGAGGGCCAGCAGGTTCCCTTCGGTAGCCTCAAGCTCTCTGATGGCAAAAACCCTATAAAGATTGATGCCGACAAACTTGAAATGCTCGACAAAGAAGGCAAGGCTATTTTCACAGGCAATGTTGCTGTGATGCAGGGCGATGCGCTTTTAAAATCCGGCAAGATGATCGTCTTTTATAACAAGGATGCACAGGGTGAGGGCGGTAAGCCCGCTGGTGGTACTGCCGGCCTGAGCGGTTCTGGCATTGATCGCCTCGAAATCAGCGGCAAGGTTTATTTGAAATCCGGTACGCAGGTCGCGACGGGTGATACCGGCACTTATGACGGTAAAAGTCAGGTCATGGTTTTGCAGGGACAGAAAGTTGTCCTTACTGACGGCGATAATGTCGCTACCGGTTGCAAGCTGACGGCCAATATGGGCACCGGCAAGGCTTTCCTTGAAAGCTGTAAGGGTCAGAGCAAGGGTCGCGTTTCGATCATTATGTCGCCCAAGGATCAACAGCAGGGCGGCGCTGCGCCCAAATCGAATTAACCGGAGCGCACGTGGGATTGTTCTGGAATAAGAAAGCCGACGAGCCGCAGGCCGTTTCTGAAAGTGCTACACCTTCATCTGCTGTGGACGGTATGATGCCTGCACAGCCGGGTAAAGAAACACGCCTCAAGGGTACTCTGGTGGCGCGTGGGCTTTGCAAGAGCTACCGCGGACGTCAGGTCGTCAACGGCGTGTCTTTTGGTGTTCGCGCTGGTGAAGCTGTCGGCATTCTTGGCCCGAACGGTGCCGGTAAGACGACGTGCTTCTATATGGTGACCGGCCTTGTTCCGGCAGATGCCGGTTCAATCGAGATTGATGGCTTCGATGTAACGTCGATGCCAATGTATCGTCGTTCGCGCCTCGGCATTGGCTATTTGCCTCAGGAAGCATCGATCTTCCGCGGTCTTTCGGTCGAAAATAATATCAAAGCCGTGCTGGAAGTGGTCGAAAAGGACCGCAAAAAGCGCGCGATGGAACTCGATGCTCTTCTGGAAGAGTTTCATATTTCGCATCTGCGCAAAGCTGCTGCAATTTCGCTGTCGGGTGGTGAACGCCGCCGTCTCGAAATTGCCCGTGCTCTTGCGTCGCGCCCGAACTTTATGTTGCTCGATGAGCCTTTTGCGGGTGTTGACCCGATCGCGGTTTCCGATATTCAGCAGCTCGTGCGCCATTTGACCAGCCGTGGCATTGGCGTTCTGATCACCGACCACAATGTGCGCGAAACACTCGGCCTGATTGACCGTGCTTATATTATCCATGCGGGTCAGGTGCTGACCCATGGGCGCCCGGCAGAAATCGTCGCAAATCCTGACGTGCGCAGGCTCTATCTCGGCGATCAGTTTACGCTTTGATTCTTCCGCGTTTCCACAAGCATGTGGAAACCGCTTCCCTCCTTCCTGTGTATGACGCGACAACTGCCTCAGCAGTCGCGTCATTTTTGCGACTATTTTCCTCTTTTCTCGAAAAAACGCACATTCAGAATTGACAAGCAAGGTTCATACCAGTTTTGATGAACTGCACGCTTTAATTGAAAACAATTCAGGAACATGTTGCGTGCCAGCTCAATTGCCGTTCGGGAAACGGGGGGATTACGCACCGCATGGCTCTGTCGCCAAAGCTTGATTTTCGTCAGTCGCAATCGCTGGTGATGACACCGCAGTTGATGCAGTCCATCAAGCTGTTGCAAATGACGCATATTGAGCTGGAACAATTTATCGACATTGAGATCGAGAAAAATCCGCTTCTGGACAGAATAGAAGCTGCAAACGACGATTTTGCAGAGCCTGAAACTGCGAGCGATAGCGCAGACTCATCGGATGCTTCATCCGATGAAGACTGGTTTAAGACTGACAGCGTGGCCGACGCGCAGAATCTTTCATCGACCTTTGACAGCTCGTTAGAAAATATTTTTCCAGATGATCCCGGCCGCTCCGATGATGCGGGGTCCATGCTTGATCCGCAGTGGAAAACTTCCGGTGGGGATAGTGGAGGCGCAGGCGGCAGCTATGATATTGATCAGCTTACCGCGAGCCGCCCGTCTTTGAATGAGCATGTTGCTGAGCAGATTGCCCTCTCATTCAGCAATCCAGCTGATCGTTTTATCGCCACAGCGCTGGCCGATGCACTCGATGAAAGCGGTTATTTGCGCGCCGACACATCGTTGCTCGCGCAAAACCTCGGCGTTGAGACCGAACATGTTGAGTGCGTGTTGCATGCGGTGCAAGGTTTTGATCCGGCGGGCATTTTTGCACGCGATCTGCGCGAATGTCTGGCGATCCAGCTTCGGCTGAAAGATCGATATGATCCAGCAATGGCGGCTTTGATCGATAATCTTGAGCTGCTGGCGCGGCGGGATTTCGCTTCGCTCAAGAAGCTTTGTGGTGTCGATCAGTCTGATCTTCTCGATATGTTGAGTGAAATAAGGGCACTTGATCCTAAGCCCGGCACACAGTTTGAGGTCTCGGTTGCTGATGTGATTACACCTGATGTGCTGGTGTCGCCGACAAGTGATGGGGGGTGGGCAATTGAGCTTAACCCTGATGCGATGCCGCGCTTGATCGTTAATAACGAATATTATGCCGAAGTCAGCCCTTCCGTGAAGGCGGACGAAAAAGCATTTCTGTCTGATTGCATGCAGTCCGCAAGCTGGCTGGTGCGCAGCCTTGATCAGCGTGCGCGAACGATTCTGAAAGTCACACAGGAAATCGTGCGTCAGCAGGATGGCTTTCTTCGCGATGGGGTCACGCATCTCAAACCTCTGAATCTGCGCACTGTTGCCGATGCAGTCGGTATGCATGAATCAACCATCAGCCGCGTGACGGCCAATAAGTTCATGGCAACCACGCGTGGCGTGTTTGAGTTGCGCTATTTTTTCAATGCATCCATTGCTTCTTCAGAGGGGGGTGATGCCCATTCATCCGAAAGCGTGCGTCATCGTATCCGTCAGATGATTGATGCAGAAAAGCCTGATGACGTGCTTTCCGATGATGCAATTGTTGATGCGTTGAAAAAAGACGGAGTGGATATCGCACGCCGTACAGTCGCAAAATACAGGGAAGCGATGAATATTGCCTCATCGGTTCAACGCAGGCGTGAGAAAAAAGCCAGATTATCCGCAAGATGATCAAGGGTATTCGTAGCTGATCAGAATGAAGTACGCTTTTGGTAACGTTATGGAATCGTTCTGGAACTTCCATAATCACTAGAATCTGGCTTTATTTAAATTTGCTTTTTCCTAATAGACCGGGCGCATTACATAAGAAGTGACCAACAGAGGCCGCGATTGACAATTGACGTTTCAGTCAATAGAAGCCCGGCTCGCATAACGATATGCACCTGCAATAGCCGGATTTCCGGTGTTGACCGTTTAAACGAAAGGCAAGGTAATATTTCGGGAAACGCTTCTGCGTTTTCTGCGTTACATAAAAGAACGATGTGCAGTGAGCCATCCCTGATGATGAATGGGGAAATTACTCGAATAGCCTTGAAAATGAGCCCATTCTGGAAAGCAAGGCCTGCTTATCTGGAATATGTGAAACGAGGCTAAAATAAGCACAGGACGAAAAGCAAAATTGATGCTGGTTCGCTTTGCGCTTCGCTCACCATGTGGTTAGACTACGTCCTGTTGTGTAACGCAAATGAGGTGTACCAAATGACTCTGCGTGTATCTGGAAAGCATATGGACGTCGGCGAAGCTTTTACGACTCGGATCGTTGACCGGGTTAATGATGCGGTCGGCAAGTATTTTGATCATGGCTTTTCCGGGCAGGTAACGGTCACCAAGTCCGGATCGCGCTACAGCGCAGATTGCACTTTGCATCTTGATAGTGGTGCCACTCTTCAGAGCACCGGAGATGCACAGGACCCGCAACTGGCGTTCGATGCGGCGGCTGACAAGATTGAAACCCGGTTGCGCCGTTACAAGCGCCGGCTGAAATCGCGTCCTGCCACTGCACCAAATGCGATCTATGATGATGTGGCATATCGTGTTATGGCACCGCTGTCGGAAGAAGAGGAGGACCTTCCGGTGGATTACGCGCCAACTATTGTTGCGGAATCGTCTGTTGCTCTTCGCACCCTCTCGGTCGCGTCGGCAGTTGTGGAACTTGACCTGATTGAAAACCCGGTTCTGGTGTTCCGCAATGCAGGCAATGATGAAGTTAATATCGTCTACCGTCGTGCGGACGGAAACATTGGCTGGGTTGATCCGTCAACGGTAACCCGCCAGTCCGCGCCACGCGCCTGACGGCAAACCTGAAGCGCACGCAGTGGATGCTGTCGTGCGCTTCCCTAAACCGGGCCTTAAATGGCTTGATTGAAGAAGGAACGGAGAGAATGGATCTTAGTGATCTGATTCAGCCAGGGGCGATTATCCCTGCGTTGAAAGCCAGCTCCAAAAAGCAGCTTTTGCAGATTTTATCTGAAAAGGCTGCGGAACTGACCGGTCTCCCTGAGCGTGAAGTTTTTGAAACAATTCTCCAGCGCGAACGCCTTGGTTCGACTGGCGTTGGTAATGGTATCGCCATTCCACACGGTAAGCTGGCGAGTATTGATAAGATTGCCGGAATTTTTGCGCGCCTTGAAACGCCAGTGGATTTTGAAGCACTGGACGATCAGCCTGTTGATCTCGTTTTCCTGCTTTTGGCACCGGAAAACGCGGGCGCTGACCACCTGAAAGCCCTGTCCCGCATCGCACGTATGTTGCGCGATGCCGATACAGTGGCCAAGCTGCGCGGCACACATGACGCGCAGGCGCTTTATTCATTTCTTAAAGCACAGCCAGCCACCAGCGCGGCCTGAGTTTGACGAATCTTGAATTTAAAAAAACCGCCGTTCCGGGAGAACGGCGGTTTTCTTATAACTAAAGTTGCCGCTTCGGCAGGTCTACTGCAAAGTGACTGTCCGCAGTTCGTGTTCCTGTGCCCCCTGAAGAGCTGTGGCTCGGACATCGGAGAGCACAATCGGCTCACCGCTCGCGCCAAACAGCGCCCAAATTTCTAAACCCGGAGCAATCGGTGGCAGCGCAGGGAAAGAGCGGGAGAGGTCGTCGGACCTGATCTTGCGCACATAGGCCAGTTCGCCTTCACCCAGATGCGCGAATTCACGATCAGTAAGAATATGTCTGTTCATCATCGTAGCCTCCGTTCTAGCGGCATATCATTTGCGATCATGGCGCTTAAGAGCTTAATAATTCTTTATAGCGGTCTTAGCATGAATCCAGTCTGAACCGGATTCAGTCTTTCACTGCTATATGAATACGTTTGATCAGCCGTTCTGGTTCAGGTCTATCAAGATCAATCGCCAGTAGACCGTTTTTCAGATCGCATGCCACAACCCGCATTCCGTCCGCCAAAACGAACACGCGCTGAAACTGTCGGGCAGCGATGCCGCGGTGCAGAAATTCGCGTTCGGTGTCGTCGGTCTGGCGTCCGCGGATAACAAGCTGGTTGTCTTCCGTCATGACTTCGAGATCGTCGCTGGCAAAGCCCGCAACCGCCAGCGTGATACGCAGGCGTTCAGAACCGGTCTCGCCGCGCAGGCGCTCGATATTATAGGGCGGGTAGCCTTCGCCGGATTTGGCAATTCGTTCCAGCGTCTTTTCCATCGTGTCGAATCCGAGCAGTAACGGGCTCGAAAACGGTGTCATTCGTGTCATTGCATCAGTCCTTATTGAAGCGACCGTTATGGAAAGCACCCTTGCGGCGTATCTTTCACTCAACTGATATGGCTTGTGAAAAGCCCGACTTCAAGAGCCGAATTTCGATTCCTTTCCTCAGTCTATCTTTAGATCGTAAATCAGTGATGCTGGAGGAAAAAGCTGGCAAAAGATGTGGAGAGCCTATCTTCTGG
This genomic stretch from Brucella pseudogrignonensis harbors:
- the hpf gene encoding ribosome hibernation-promoting factor, HPF/YfiA family, producing MTLRVSGKHMDVGEAFTTRIVDRVNDAVGKYFDHGFSGQVTVTKSGSRYSADCTLHLDSGATLQSTGDAQDPQLAFDAAADKIETRLRRYKRRLKSRPATAPNAIYDDVAYRVMAPLSEEEEDLPVDYAPTIVAESSVALRTLSVASAVVELDLIENPVLVFRNAGNDEVNIVYRRADGNIGWVDPSTVTRQSAPRA
- a CDS encoding Hsp20 family protein translates to MTRMTPFSSPLLLGFDTMEKTLERIAKSGEGYPPYNIERLRGETGSERLRITLAVAGFASDDLEVMTEDNQLVIRGRQTDDTEREFLHRGIAARQFQRVFVLADGMRVVACDLKNGLLAIDLDRPEPERLIKRIHIAVKD
- the lptB gene encoding LPS export ABC transporter ATP-binding protein, producing the protein MGLFWNKKADEPQAVSESATPSSAVDGMMPAQPGKETRLKGTLVARGLCKSYRGRQVVNGVSFGVRAGEAVGILGPNGAGKTTCFYMVTGLVPADAGSIEIDGFDVTSMPMYRRSRLGIGYLPQEASIFRGLSVENNIKAVLEVVEKDRKKRAMELDALLEEFHISHLRKAAAISLSGGERRRLEIARALASRPNFMLLDEPFAGVDPIAVSDIQQLVRHLTSRGIGVLITDHNVRETLGLIDRAYIIHAGQVLTHGRPAEIVANPDVRRLYLGDQFTL
- the ptsN gene encoding PTS IIA-like nitrogen regulatory protein PtsN produces the protein MDLSDLIQPGAIIPALKASSKKQLLQILSEKAAELTGLPEREVFETILQRERLGSTGVGNGIAIPHGKLASIDKIAGIFARLETPVDFEALDDQPVDLVFLLLAPENAGADHLKALSRIARMLRDADTVAKLRGTHDAQALYSFLKAQPATSAA
- the rpoN gene encoding RNA polymerase factor sigma-54, which produces MALSPKLDFRQSQSLVMTPQLMQSIKLLQMTHIELEQFIDIEIEKNPLLDRIEAANDDFAEPETASDSADSSDASSDEDWFKTDSVADAQNLSSTFDSSLENIFPDDPGRSDDAGSMLDPQWKTSGGDSGGAGGSYDIDQLTASRPSLNEHVAEQIALSFSNPADRFIATALADALDESGYLRADTSLLAQNLGVETEHVECVLHAVQGFDPAGIFARDLRECLAIQLRLKDRYDPAMAALIDNLELLARRDFASLKKLCGVDQSDLLDMLSEIRALDPKPGTQFEVSVADVITPDVLVSPTSDGGWAIELNPDAMPRLIVNNEYYAEVSPSVKADEKAFLSDCMQSASWLVRSLDQRARTILKVTQEIVRQQDGFLRDGVTHLKPLNLRTVADAVGMHESTISRVTANKFMATTRGVFELRYFFNASIASSEGGDAHSSESVRHRIRQMIDAEKPDDVLSDDAIVDALKKDGVDIARRTVAKYREAMNIASSVQRRREKKARLSAR
- the lptC gene encoding LPS export ABC transporter periplasmic protein LptC — protein: MSVDTPHIHVSRGAAAAVSESAGMRFGASEKAASIFRAAQRHSVRVRVLKIALPVAAVALGAVFSWYTFLATPATPVKVEVNNGGESGKLVMTNPQLNGYTKDNRPYSMVASKAVQDAKNSGSIALEGISAELPVGEKGNAKIEAASGVYDNANGRLQLDKDFTVTTDEGLHAVMRNADVNLKTGQVKTDKPVDIRNGNTQISADTMQIKESGKVLIFENKVRVVIDGDAVSGDKTPESDHAG
- a CDS encoding LptA/OstA family protein — protein: MERETGTMKKSLKTRTLRMGFAALALGLVVVSGVASAQEGQQVPFGSLKLSDGKNPIKIDADKLEMLDKEGKAIFTGNVAVMQGDALLKSGKMIVFYNKDAQGEGGKPAGGTAGLSGSGIDRLEISGKVYLKSGTQVATGDTGTYDGKSQVMVLQGQKVVLTDGDNVATGCKLTANMGTGKAFLESCKGQSKGRVSIIMSPKDQQQGGAAPKSN
- a CDS encoding DUF1150 family protein, giving the protein MNRHILTDREFAHLGEGELAYVRKIRSDDLSRSFPALPPIAPGLEIWALFGASGEPIVLSDVRATALQGAQEHELRTVTLQ